From a single Pseudoalteromonas nigrifaciens genomic region:
- a CDS encoding class I SAM-dependent methyltransferase, translating to MKPALSFQEGPKPLSWQQFPHGDYLRCEIERKLAPWLPRMFGYHMLKLGSLSGELNTSKCLIKHQVCVAQAGAHTGVIADIDELPFYEHTIDACILSHCLEYHSDPHHILREAHRTLIPGGYIVLTGFNPFSLCGLAQLLPFSGQKLPWTGRFFTPARVKDWLNLLGFEIVSDERFIYSSLARGNRLSRFAFWRSFTKQYLKPMGSVYMLVARKRVAPLTPIKPKWHARPRFTTVEGGLRQTSKQHLKHCEQNKK from the coding sequence ATGAAACCAGCCCTTAGTTTTCAAGAAGGACCTAAACCGTTGTCATGGCAGCAGTTTCCTCATGGGGATTATTTACGCTGTGAGATTGAACGTAAATTAGCGCCGTGGCTCCCCCGTATGTTTGGCTACCATATGCTTAAGTTAGGTAGTTTGAGTGGCGAGCTAAACACCAGTAAATGTTTAATAAAACACCAAGTGTGCGTAGCGCAAGCGGGCGCTCACACCGGCGTTATTGCCGATATAGACGAATTACCATTTTATGAGCACACTATTGATGCATGTATTTTAAGCCATTGCTTAGAGTATCACTCAGATCCTCACCATATTTTACGCGAAGCACATCGCACTTTAATTCCAGGTGGGTATATTGTGCTAACAGGCTTTAATCCGTTTAGTTTATGTGGGCTTGCCCAATTACTGCCATTTAGTGGCCAGAAACTGCCATGGACAGGGCGTTTTTTTACCCCTGCACGGGTTAAAGATTGGCTAAATTTATTGGGATTTGAAATAGTGAGTGATGAGCGCTTTATTTACTCATCACTGGCGCGAGGTAATAGATTGTCGCGTTTTGCGTTTTGGCGTAGCTTTACCAAACAATACTTAAAACCTATGGGCAGTGTTTACATGCTGGTGGCACGTAAACGTGTTGCACCGCTCACACCCATTAAACCTAAGTGGCATGCTCGCCCGCGCTTTACAACAGTAGAAGGGGGCCTTAGACAAACCTCAAAGCAACACTTAAAGCATTGTGAGCAAAATAAAAAGTAA
- a CDS encoding TIGR03503 family protein has protein sequence MKTFYLVTALVSASFFATSAYGVKQVEVLKRDGRQNEIPLLDNRFRIDSKVAEITLLFFRKPGSPAVILVRPDGSKYFATESVKNPDLSWHDELSYDLVTIRNPMAGPWQVIGNILPDSRIVVLGQVSLEAEPLPEMLFRGETIKITGKILNDGAPINANLFRDVVTLNVDFVSTNSAEAANFGASTQEVAEFKDDGRGFDERPNDGVFTGEFKLDFPEGEWIPELYIATPLLQRRIVQSSIVVHSAPVSYDMTLAEQESNEHLLAINLDDTIVKPETVIMQGKIYYPNNEEQMFSIESDAQHTRQLAIKNYGWGRYSVELSIFGTNIKGREFMATLPTYKFEIARPIEAVPAVDPATIIPPDLMIESEPVAEKIANWVLLSLIIVGNLCVLLMGWLAIRIFVQKKSLKFKVKLPFINKKTTTNDDVGNSEKKQSTKNGSKNDKSGEILNLSMTDD, from the coding sequence ATGAAAACCTTTTATTTGGTAACCGCATTAGTATCTGCTAGTTTTTTTGCAACCAGCGCATATGGCGTTAAACAAGTTGAAGTACTAAAGCGTGATGGGAGGCAAAATGAAATCCCTTTATTAGATAATCGTTTTCGTATTGATAGTAAAGTAGCTGAAATAACCTTACTTTTTTTTAGAAAACCAGGCTCACCGGCTGTTATTTTAGTAAGGCCCGATGGCAGTAAATATTTTGCTACCGAATCAGTTAAAAACCCTGACTTAAGTTGGCATGACGAGCTTAGTTATGATTTGGTTACCATACGCAACCCCATGGCTGGCCCTTGGCAAGTTATAGGTAATATCTTACCCGACAGCCGCATTGTCGTATTAGGCCAGGTATCACTTGAGGCAGAGCCGTTACCGGAAATGCTGTTTCGAGGCGAGACAATAAAAATCACCGGAAAAATTTTAAATGACGGTGCTCCCATAAATGCCAATCTATTTAGAGATGTCGTTACCTTAAATGTTGATTTTGTAAGTACTAATAGTGCAGAGGCTGCTAATTTTGGAGCCAGTACTCAAGAAGTCGCTGAATTTAAAGATGATGGCCGAGGGTTTGACGAACGCCCAAACGATGGCGTTTTTACGGGCGAGTTTAAATTAGACTTTCCCGAAGGAGAATGGATCCCCGAACTCTACATAGCAACCCCCTTATTACAACGTCGAATAGTGCAAAGCAGCATTGTGGTACATTCTGCCCCAGTAAGTTACGACATGACGCTAGCAGAGCAAGAAAGTAACGAGCACCTTTTAGCTATTAATTTAGATGACACAATAGTTAAGCCAGAAACCGTAATTATGCAGGGTAAAATTTACTACCCTAATAACGAAGAGCAAATGTTTAGTATAGAGTCGGATGCACAACATACGAGGCAGTTAGCAATTAAAAATTATGGTTGGGGTCGATATAGTGTCGAGCTGTCTATTTTTGGCACAAATATAAAGGGTCGTGAGTTTATGGCAACGCTGCCAACGTACAAATTTGAAATTGCACGCCCAATAGAAGCGGTACCAGCAGTTGATCCAGCGACCATAATTCCACCTGATTTAATGATTGAGAGTGAACCCGTAGCAGAAAAAATAGCGAATTGGGTTTTACTCAGCTTAATTATTGTTGGAAATCTGTGCGTTTTATTAATGGGTTGGCTGGCAATTCGTATTTTTGTACAGAAAAAATCGCTTAAATTTAAAGTGAAGCTGCCTTTTATAAATAAAAAGACAACAACAAATGACGATGTTGGTAATTCTGAAAAAAAGCAAAGTACTAAAAACGGCTCAAAAAATGACAAAAGCGGTGAAATTTTAAACCTTTCGATGACAGATGACTAA
- the dnaQ gene encoding DNA polymerase III subunit epsilon produces MARRQIVLDTETTGIDPKQGHRIIEIGCVELVNRRLTGNNFHVYINPQRNSEEEAIDVHGITNEFLRDKPLFHQIAQEFFDYIKGAELVIHNAPFDIGHMDNEFSLLNQGYPKTATFCQVLDTLKMARDLHPGQKNNLDALCRRYDVDNAKRTLHGALLDSEILADVYLAMTGGQVKLNLNQNKNDDTDQQKGGIRRLSAQRAPLVVLSASEAEQAAHEARLDIVNNEGGHCIWRAD; encoded by the coding sequence ATGGCACGCAGACAAATAGTTTTAGATACAGAAACCACCGGCATCGACCCTAAACAAGGGCATCGTATTATCGAAATAGGGTGTGTTGAATTAGTAAATCGCCGCTTAACCGGCAATAACTTTCATGTGTATATTAACCCGCAGCGCAACAGTGAAGAAGAAGCAATAGATGTTCACGGTATCACTAATGAGTTTTTACGTGATAAACCATTGTTTCATCAAATTGCTCAAGAGTTTTTTGATTATATTAAGGGTGCAGAACTGGTTATTCATAATGCGCCGTTCGATATTGGCCATATGGATAACGAATTTTCTCTGCTTAACCAGGGCTATCCTAAAACGGCCACTTTCTGTCAAGTACTCGACACGCTTAAAATGGCGCGTGACTTGCATCCAGGACAAAAGAACAACCTAGATGCGCTATGCCGTCGTTACGACGTAGATAACGCTAAGCGAACCTTGCACGGCGCATTACTGGATTCTGAAATATTAGCTGACGTTTACCTAGCAATGACTGGCGGACAAGTTAAGCTAAATTTGAATCAAAATAAAAATGACGATACCGATCAGCAAAAAGGCGGAATACGACGCTTAAGCGCCCAAAGAGCACCTCTTGTAGTATTAAGCGCCAGTGAGGCAGAACAAGCTGCACACGAAGCACGATTAGATATTGTTAATAATGAAGGCGGCCACTGTATATGGCGCGCTGATTAA
- the gloB gene encoding hydroxyacylglutathione hydrolase has product MVQVKAIKAFSDNYIWCLTTSNNTQAWVVDPGQAEPVLDYLAQHNLTLAGILITHHHYDHTDGVAKLVSENPNIAVYGPTNSPFKGITQQLTDGQSITVLNTAFNIIATPGHTLDHICYVNEQLAFTGDTLFSGGCGRLFEGSAEQMWHSFNKLRELPADCKVYCTHEYTQANLAFATAIEPRNPELLAYSKRVDELRSKNEITLPSTIGQELKINPFMRSDLPNITELLPKEFCSVTKNNEPWENFAGLRKFKDHF; this is encoded by the coding sequence ATGGTGCAAGTCAAAGCAATTAAAGCCTTTTCAGATAATTATATTTGGTGCTTAACTACAAGCAATAATACGCAAGCTTGGGTAGTCGATCCGGGCCAAGCAGAGCCAGTACTTGATTATTTGGCGCAGCATAATTTAACCTTGGCGGGTATTTTAATTACCCATCATCATTACGACCATACCGATGGCGTAGCAAAGCTGGTTAGCGAAAACCCAAATATTGCTGTATACGGCCCAACTAACAGCCCGTTTAAGGGGATTACTCAGCAACTTACTGATGGCCAAAGTATTACAGTGCTTAATACTGCTTTTAATATTATAGCGACACCCGGGCATACTCTAGATCATATTTGTTATGTTAATGAACAACTTGCCTTTACTGGTGATACTTTATTTAGTGGTGGTTGTGGGCGTTTATTTGAAGGCTCTGCAGAGCAAATGTGGCACTCGTTTAATAAACTGCGCGAATTACCTGCTGATTGCAAAGTTTACTGTACTCACGAATACACTCAAGCTAACCTCGCTTTTGCAACAGCCATTGAACCGCGTAACCCAGAGCTACTTGCCTATAGTAAAAGAGTAGATGAACTGCGCAGCAAAAATGAAATTACTTTACCAAGCACTATCGGCCAAGAGCTAAAAATAAACCCCTTTATGCGCAGCGATTTACCTAACATTACTGAACTATTACCAAAAGAATTTTGCTCGGTTACAAAAAACAATGAACCTTGGGAAAACTTTGCGGGTCTGAGAAAGTTCAAAGACCATTTTTAA
- the rnhA gene encoding ribonuclease HI, whose amino-acid sequence MEKTVEIYTDGSCLGNPGPGGYGIFMIYNEHEKKLSQGYKLTTNNRMEMLGAIVALEVLTRPCVINITTDSQYVKQGIESWITNWKKRGWLTSAKKPVKNVDLWKRLDLACAKHTVTWKWVKGHSGHKYNEIVDDLARDAAGSKDLLDDVGYQP is encoded by the coding sequence GTGGAAAAAACCGTAGAGATTTATACCGATGGTTCGTGTTTAGGTAATCCAGGCCCCGGTGGTTATGGTATATTCATGATTTATAACGAACATGAAAAAAAATTGAGTCAAGGTTATAAACTAACAACTAATAATCGCATGGAAATGCTGGGGGCAATTGTGGCTCTGGAAGTATTAACTCGCCCATGTGTTATTAATATCACTACCGATAGCCAATATGTGAAACAAGGTATTGAGTCTTGGATCACGAATTGGAAAAAGCGCGGCTGGTTAACCTCAGCTAAAAAACCAGTAAAAAATGTCGACTTATGGAAACGCCTCGATTTAGCGTGCGCTAAACACACCGTAACCTGGAAATGGGTTAAAGGGCATAGCGGTCATAAATACAATGAAATTGTAGATGACTTAGCGCGCGATGCCGCTGGCAGTAAAGATTTACTCGATGATGTAGGTTATCAACCTTAA